The genomic stretch AACCGTAAGAAAGGGCATAAGCTCACAGATGTCGTCGTGAAAAAAATCAAGCAAATGATCAACGACAAAAAGCGTGTAAAAACCATGAAACAAATCGCTGATCATTTCGACATCAGCGAAATGCAGTTATACCGTATCAAGAGCGGTGAAAACTGGGGACATGTAAAAGCATAGAACGAAAAAAGCCGGCTGTTCAGCCGGCTTTTTTCGTTAGGGCTGCTAGCTGCTCGCTTCTGGCTGCTTGCTTTTTTTTGACAGTTCGAAGTATTTCAATCTCTTTTTTCATGTATAGGTAGCCTGCGTTTGCATCAGCCTTACTTTTCCCAAGCTTCATAAATGGTCTCTTTAAATAGTTCGTCAAGTTTGGCGGTATCCGGTGGGGTATTCTGAACGATCGATTTGACATAGTTGTTGTAAAATTCAATTTTCTGTTCAAGGAAGTCGTTAAGGATTTGGATTTTTGGTTCTACATTAAATTCTTCACCTGCCATTTTTCTTTTCAAGAGCTTTTGGATTTCCGTCTTGATGTTCATATCACTCACTTGATTGTCGAGGAGTTGGTGAAATTCCATAGGGGGCATTGAATTTGTTTGTTTGATCCAATCGCATGCAAGTATGGGTCGTAATACATAAAAGTATTTTTTCACAAGTACATTGTCCCTTTGTAAATAGTCTTTGAAATTACCTTCTGCCATATGAAGGTAATGATGAAGGCAGGATTTAGGGTTGAAAAAATCTTTTGTCAAACTACGAAGTTTATCAACGGTTGAATATTGTTGCATGTAAACGATTGGACTTCTTAGCCATTCTAACAGGGGTGGATTAGATTTTCTAAAAAGTCGTAAAGCCTTTTTTAACTCCCAACCGGCAAGGTCAATGTCATTTGGTAGAATTTCCTCTTGACTATCTTTCTTATCATCGATTTTTAAATACCAGTCGAGTTTATGAATGTAAATGTACCTTACGTCCCAGTCACTGTCAGATGAAGCAAATCCCCAGGCTCGACTACCACTTTCAACAGCAAACAAAATTTTTATTTCTTGTTGTAGTTCAAGTTTTAGAAGTTCCTTTTTTATTTCGTCTGTCATTGTTATGGTGATTCACTATAAATCTACTTCAACAAATAATAACAACTAAAATTCAATCCCGCGCTCCATAAAGTGGCGGTGACCGGAGTATCAGTTATTTTAAGCAATCCATAGCGGAAGGTGGGTTCTGCTCTTAAATTTATTTTGTTGTTGATTTTATAATCGATACCCACACTGATGGTCGGTGAAATGTTGAACGGATTGAAGTCATAGGGCTGATCATAGGTTTGCCGTTTGGCATCTTCATTCCCGTATTTGACTACACTGGTCATCGTGGCATTGAGTAAAATATTTGTGGTAATTCCAACACTCGTAACAAAATGTAATCTCTTTTTCCCAAAACGATAGAGCACTCTTACCGGGACATCCAGATAATGATGATGATAAACAATCTTCGCATAAGTGGGTGCCGCCGCTCCGTTAGAAGTGTATATAAAACCATAGCGTGGATCAATCATATCCCCAAACGTCAAAGCAGAATTTTTGAATTCATAACCCTTGTTCGAATATTGAATACCTATCTCAACGCCCCAATTCTTCGAGAAGTTGTAGCCTGCATTTAAGCCTGCCGTATAACCCAACTTCGGACCTTCGCTCTCGTCCCTCAAATCAATGATCATGTCACTGGTAGAGTTACCATTATTATTTTTCAAAGTCCGATAGCAATAATCAGGGGAAATATTGACGCCAATTGTAAGTCGTTTGAATTCGGATGTTTCTTGCAGGGTTAGGGTGTCCTGGCCGATGGCGGAAGAGGAAAACAGGATTGCGGTTATTAAAGTTAGGTACTTCAAGTGAATACATTTAATTGCTTGTGCGTTGTTCGAAGTGAAAGATAATAAATTCCATGCATATAATCTCTTTAATTCAAAAACCCGCAAATCTTATAAGGCTTCAGTAGGGCGAAACATTTCCGATACGTTTGTAAGCTGGATTCAATTTCATTTACTGCATTGATGGACATTTATGTGTTCCGTACGTGCAGAAAACGCAACAGTTCCCGTCTTTCGGTCGCATTTCAGCATTACACTTTTCGCAATTATATTTTATTACGCAAACATCTGTGGGCATTGTCTCCATTTTTCTGTATCCGCATTTAGGACAAGTAATTTCTGATACCATAGTAACTGTTCCTCCTGCGTTTGCTGAGTCGTTAATACAACAAGAGTCTTTGGGATCCTTTTTGTCTGAAGTCAAGGTATCATCTTTTGTAGGGGTGGAGCAGTTAGCAAGTAATAGTGTGCCGATTAGTATTAAAAAATGTTTGATTGTCTGCATATGTTTTTGTAGTATAGAATTGTTTCGCACTTTTTGAAGGTGTTACTGTTCGTTCTATTCACAAGTGTTTAAAGTTCGCAACATTATTTGTATGAAGTTTATTGCCCAGGTTGCTGTTCATTCCAATACCAATTAAATGCGTTAGTAAATTTTTTCGTTCACTTTATTAGTTTTTAATTTCTTTCTATTAGAAGATTATAAGGTAGCATTGTCCATAAACATAGCATTTAACACCAGTAGGAGAGCTGCCGGAAAAAATTCTCACCTACCGGCTAATTTACTTCAAATAAACAGATTCTTAATAAAAGTGAAACCCAGCAAGCAGCCAGAAGCAAGCGGCAAGCAGTCGCGAGGCTTCATCTCCTTACAGAGATTTTTGCTCGCGATGGGAGCGGCACCTCCCCACCATAAGCCCTCAACCTCTTATCCAATTCTCAACACCAATATAGCCTCTCTTCCTCCAAAAAAAGCAAAAAGCCAGAAGTAAACGGCAAGAAGCAAATATCCAACAATAGCCTCCCCTACACCAAAAAACAAACAAGCAGCAAGCAGCTCCGACCTCAGCCGGTAGCCCTCATCCCAAAGCCGGCAGCCGGCAGCCGGCAGCCGGAAGCCCAAGACATTTTCTCCTAAAATCGACCAATTTCAATGCCCAAATCAATATTTGCAATTGAAAATCAATAATATAAAACAATAGTGGCTGCGTTGTCATTATTTATTACTTTTGCCCCCTGTCTAAACCAATTCTACAGAACAATGTCTGACATTGCATCACGTGTAAAAGCCATCATAGTTGACAAATTAGGCGTCGACGAAAGCGAAATTACTAACGAATCTAGCTTCACCAACGATCTTGGTGCTGACTCTCTCGATACAGTTGAACTGATCATGGAGTTTGAAAAAGAATTTAATATTGCTATTCCTGACGATCAGGCGGAGAAGATCTCCACTGTGGGTCAAGCCGTAGATTATATTTCGGCTAACGTAAAATAATCTGTTTCCTAACAGGCGCGCATGGAACTGAAACGCGTAGTCATCACAGGAATGGGGGCGCAAACCCCGCTCGGAAATAACGTTGCTGATTACTGGCAAGGTCTTCTCTCCGGCGTGAGTGGTGCTGCTCCTATCACCCTTTTTGATGTTTCCCGATTTAAGACTCGCTTTGCCTGTGAGGTAAAGGACTTCGATCCGGGAAAGTATTTTGACCGGAAGGAAGCCCGGAAACTCGATCGTTTCTCTCAACTGGCCGTCGCGGCTTGCGAGGAAGCAGTGATCGATGCCGGCCTCCTCGAGAATAAGCCTGATCCTGACCGTACCGGAGTGATCTGGGGCTCAGGCATCGGTGGACTCAGAACTTTCCTCGATGAAGTGATGAGCTATGCGCGTGGCGATGGTACCCCTCGTTTCAATCCTTTCTTCATTCCAAAGATGATTGCCGATATCGCAGCCGGTCATATTTCGATGCGCTATGGCTATCGCGGTCCTAATTTCTGTACGGTTTCTGCCTGTGCCTCTTCTACCAATGCCATCATTGATTCTTTCAACTATATCCGATTGGGTATGGCGGATATCATTCTCTGCGGTGGTAGTGAAGCTGCTGTGAATGAAGCCGGTATCGGTGGATTCGGAGCGATGCATGCCCTCAGTGAGCGAAACGATGATCCGGCTACGGCCTCTCGTCCTTTTGATCTGGACCGGGATGGTTTTGTGCTGGGTGAAGGTTCCGGATGTCTGATCCTCGAAGAACTGGAGCATGCCAAAGCCCGCGGTGCAAAGATTTATGCCGAAGTCGCCGGTGGTGGAATGAGTGCAGATGCCTATCATCTCACAGCCACTCACCCCGAAGGATTGGGTGCCTATAACGTAATGCGCAATGCATTGAAAGATGCGGAGATGACTACGGCCGATATCGATTATATTAACGTGCACGGAACTTCTACTCCGGTAGGTGATCCGAGTGAAGTGAAGGCGATATGTAAGCTTTTTGGGGAGGATGCCTTCAGATTGAACATCAGCTCTACCAAATCCATGACCGGTCATTTGCTGGGTGCTGCAGGTGCCATCGAAGCAATTGCCACAGTAATGGCGGTTGTTACCGATGAAGTACCACCAACCATCAATCACTTTACCGATGACCCTGCCTTCGATCCGAAACTCAATTTTACTTTTAATAAACCGCAGAAGCGTACCATCGATGCGGCCCTGAGCAATACCTTCGGTTTTGGCGGACACAATGCTTCTATTATTATCAAAAAGTATAAGTCCTGAGTTTTGGCAGTTCGTACCCTGATCCGGTATTTTCTAAAAGCGGACGCACAGGAAAAATCATTTATCCTTTCGCTGCATAGCCTCCTTGGATTTTATCCGGGTAATCTCTCCTTGTATAAGCTGGCCTTCAGTCACCGCTCCCTGGCACTCGAAACCGTGGGCGGAAATCGCCTGAGCAATGAGCGGCTCGAATATCTGGGCGATGCCGTACTCGGTGCTGTTGTGGCCGATCTCCTCTTTAAAAAATATCCGTTCAAGGATGAAGGTTTCCTAACGGAGATGCGTAGCCGAATTGTGAGTCGTGAGAATCTGAAACAACTGGCAGTGAAGATTGGTATTGATGAACTCCTGAAGAAAGATGCCGGTCCGGGGAGTTATCGGAGTATGTACGGAGATGCCTTTGAAGCTTTCATCGGCGCCATTTACCTCGATAAAGGCTATGCATTAACGCAGCAATATATTCTCGCCCGTATCATTCGTCCGCATGTGGACCTGGAAGAAATTGAATCTACAGAAAAGAATTTTAAGAGCCTGATTTTAAACTGGGGTCAGCGGGAAAAGCACCAGGTCGCTTTTGACACCGTGAGCGAAGACAGCAGAACCCGCCTGATTACCATCAAACTCCTTATTGACGGAGAAGAGAAAGCCCTCGCCACAGATTACGTAAAGAAGAAAGCCGAACAAATTGCCGCACAAAAAGTCTGCAAGGAACTCGGACTTATATGAAAATATTTAAATACGTTTAAGATATTTTGTACGACATCTCTTTAGAATGCAGTTAGTAATTTAAGCACTTAATAATGTATCTGACCAACCTTCTGACTTCCTCGTTGGGTAACCTTAATTTAAAACCCGAGGAGACCTTTGATTATTTGCTGTTCGCAAGTTAGTATCAGGATATGAGTTATCAGTTCAATGTTTAACTTTAGAAAGCTTATAGTATAAACTGCGAATTTTATCCTTATAGCGATATCTTCAAAATAAGTTTTCTGCAAAAGACAGGAATAGAAATGACGCCAGAACGGAGATGGATATTTCTTCAATAAGCCCTGTAGGGGCGGTATCTCTGTAACCGACAAACTCCCCTATCCTTTCAACCGCCGGCAACCGACCTAAGGTCGGTTGCCGGCATAGGTGGGAGAAGATGGGATTCTTATTTTACAGAGATACCGCCCCTACAGGGCTTATACCTCGAAAAACTCAGGACATGTCTCAGGTATAACTTAACACCCGTGAGACATCCTAAGACACCCGTTAATTTACAGCATCGAGCTGATTTTCTATTCCTTGTAAAATCAACTGTTTTTTTCCATGAAAGTCAGGAGATTGCAGTTAGTAATTTAAGCACTAATACTATTTACTTAACCAACCTTCTCATTTTACAAACTTCATTACTTCATTACCTGCTTTTAAAATATATACTCCCGCCGGCAATGCTGCGATTGAAAAGGTTATGGAATTCATATTTGGGGTCACAGATTTCTCTATTTGCAGGCGACCGTTTATATCAAATAGTTGCACCCATCTTACCGAGCCCCATCCATTGGTTTGCTCTAATGTGATAAAATCCTCTGCAGGATTTGGGTATAAGGCAAATGAAGTCTTGACCGGAATTTCTTCCACCGCTACCGGTAATACACAGGCAGTATGATTGTACTCAATATAAACGTTGTTTAAACTGCCGGACATATTGGTGAGCAGGAAACATATTCCTCCCTGAGGCATACGAATGAGATAATTATCGATGACGGGCGTGAATCCGGGTGAGGAGAGATCGAAGCCGGAGGGCGTACAGCGTTTATTTCCATTCCCATCTATTACTTGTTTCTTTAAAATGTAATTACTGGTATAAGAACCCCAGTAAACATGGAGTCCATTACTCAAAAGTAGGATTCGGGGAAAAACATATTGCGGTTGCTGTAAGGTATCTATGGCTGTTGGAATTGTCCAGAGAAGGTTCCCTGTCTGACTTACTTTCTGTACATAACAATTAAAGCCCACGCCTGAGCGAAAATCTCTCCAGGTAACATAGGCATTACCGTTAGTGTCTATTTCCAAATCCGGCAAGTCTTGATTGTTGATGGTGTCGAATACGGTTACAGGAGTATTGCCCCAGCTTTTTACTCCGGCCGAATCTATTTTACTCAAATAAATGCCGGTGAAGAGTGAATTCGTTCCCCCATCCCAACACACATAATAACTGCTCTGAGGACCCTTTTCGAGGATACTTCTTCCTTCCCCTGTTGGTTGACCGGTGTTTAACTCTATGCCGTTTGCAGACCATAACAGATTACCGATGCCATCCAGATGTTGCACACGCAGGTATTGATTTATGCTGGAAGAATATCGTGTAAAGAGGACGGTCAATCCTCCTTGTCCATCCGGCAGACAAGATCGGTTCTGGTATTCATTCGCGGATGGAGATACTGCAATGCCGGTCGTATCCCAGAGCAGATTCAAATTTAAATCCAGTTTTTGGGCATAGACCTGTTCGTTAGTTGCGGGCTTTTCAAGAGTCATCGTGCAGAATAAAAACTGTCCGTCAGTGACCATCGACAAATCATCCCAGAAGTTGCTGATATGGGAAACGAGCTTTCTTCCTCGTCCGGGAAGTAAGGGTAGTCCATTTATATCATAATGTTGTACGAAAGCCCCGTAAGGAGCATTGTCATCAAAATAGGCGAGATAACAACCACCGCTTCCATCCGGAAGTACTACCGGATTTTTTTGTGTATTGGTAGATGGAAGTACCTGCACACCTGCGAAACCCCACAGTAAATTACCAGAAGAATCCATCTTTTGTATCCATATATCCGACCCGTTTATGTTAGGTTCGTGCGTGGCGATAAAAATTGCTCCATTGGCATCTATTGCTTTTGAAATGGAGTTTTCACTCAGGTGACCGGCATTTATACCTGTCCAGATCGGTGAGGATGGGGTGGGCCATTGGGCATTGCAGCAATGTGAAAATGCAAGGAATAGGAGGATGGAAATTAATTTTTTCATGCTGTCAAATGTAAGGAGTATAAATAGAACTTTTGAAAAATATAGCATCGTGGTAGCTGTGCAACTCTTATCTTTTCATAAATATTTAAAAAACTGCCCGGTAACATAAAATTGAATGTTTTAGCGTCCCGGCAACTTGTAAAAGGATGTATGCCCGCTAAGGCTTCGGGGATTGTGTTTTAAATTTGGAAATGAAAATTAAAAATTCTTTGCAAAATAGGATCAGAAAATTCAATTCCGGAAAGGCGAATTGAATTTCGTGTTTAGATAAAAAGTACATTTGTATACATTGATTTCGCTTACCCGTGAAATAATTGAAAATAAATAACTTGAAACGCACCCTCTCAGTTTTCCTGTTTCTGCTGTTGGCTTTCCAGGCCGGAGGTTTATTATTTATCTATAGCGTTCAGCAGCACTATATCCAACATAGTATGCTTAGGGCGCTGAGTGGGAATGATGAAAGACTTGAAAAATTAATTTTGACAAAAGAAGTGTACTATGCTTCAAAAGTGAATCATTTTGAGATTTGCCTGGACGGGAAAATGTACGATATTAAGTCGGCAGACATGCAGGAAGAAACAGTAGAACTCCTGGCCATTCATGACAAAGAAGAGGAGAATGTTTTAGTAGAAATTCGAAAATTGATATGTCATAGTTCGGATAAACATTTACCCTACCCTCACTTGTTAAATAAATTACTGACGGTCTTTTATGATCAGGTGACTTTTGAAATGATCGCTCCTGAAATATTATCATTAGTAGAAAGCTCTTTACCACAAGATGATTTAAAGATAGCTTTGGGAATACATGTTGTTGCGACTCCTCCCCCTGAAAGCTTTTTTTGTTGATTAGTTATATCATTCGCTTATCGTCTTTGAATTTGTACACGGTCGTGAAACTCGTGTATTGATCGGGGCATCAATTTAACTTACCTTAAAATTAAAATTATGAAACAACAAGTACTGCTTGTAGTAGCAGTGTTATATACGCATCTCTCCTATAGCCAGTCATCCTCTCCCGATACCAGCATAAATTCGCTGAATGAGGTGATTATCTCAGCCTCTAAAGGAGAAGAAACCCGGAAAACAGTTTCTCAGCAGGTGCAACTGATGACAGCGAAGGAGATCAGAGCAGCTCAATCTCAAACCACAGCAGATCTTCTCTCCAATACCGCGGGCATCTTTGTGCAGCGTAGCCAAATGGGAGGCGGCTCTCCTGTGTTGAGAGGATTTGAAGCCAGCCGTATCCTGATTGTAGTAGATGGTGTGCGGTTGAATAATCTGATTTACCGCAGCGGACATCTTCAAAACATCCTTTCTCTTGACAATAATAGTCTGGATAGAGTAGAAGTGCTGTTCGGTCCTTCTTCTACGATGTATGGCAGTGATGCATTGGGAGGTGTGATTCATATGTATACGCAACGTCCGGTGTTCGCCGAAGAGGGAAGCAAGCAACATCTGAAAGTGAATGCCTTTACTCGTTTTGGAACTGCCAATGATGAATTTACCGGACATGTGGATGTAAATATCGGCGGTAAAAAATTTGC from Bacteroidota bacterium encodes the following:
- a CDS encoding PorT family protein — protein: MKYLTLITAILFSSSAIGQDTLTLQETSEFKRLTIGVNISPDYCYRTLKNNNGNSTSDMIIDLRDESEGPKLGYTAGLNAGYNFSKNWGVEIGIQYSNKGYEFKNSALTFGDMIDPRYGFIYTSNGAAAPTYAKIVYHHHYLDVPVRVLYRFGKKRLHFVTSVGITTNILLNATMTSVVKYGNEDAKRQTYDQPYDFNPFNISPTISVGIDYKINNKINLRAEPTFRYGLLKITDTPVTATLWSAGLNFSCYYLLK
- a CDS encoding T9SS type A sorting domain-containing protein; translated protein: MKKLISILLFLAFSHCCNAQWPTPSSPIWTGINAGHLSENSISKAIDANGAIFIATHEPNINGSDIWIQKMDSSGNLLWGFAGVQVLPSTNTQKNPVVLPDGSGGCYLAYFDDNAPYGAFVQHYDINGLPLLPGRGRKLVSHISNFWDDLSMVTDGQFLFCTMTLEKPATNEQVYAQKLDLNLNLLWDTTGIAVSPSANEYQNRSCLPDGQGGLTVLFTRYSSSINQYLRVQHLDGIGNLLWSANGIELNTGQPTGEGRSILEKGPQSSYYVCWDGGTNSLFTGIYLSKIDSAGVKSWGNTPVTVFDTINNQDLPDLEIDTNGNAYVTWRDFRSGVGFNCYVQKVSQTGNLLWTIPTAIDTLQQPQYVFPRILLLSNGLHVYWGSYTSNYILKKQVIDGNGNKRCTPSGFDLSSPGFTPVIDNYLIRMPQGGICFLLTNMSGSLNNVYIEYNHTACVLPVAVEEIPVKTSFALYPNPAEDFITLEQTNGWGSVRWVQLFDINGRLQIEKSVTPNMNSITFSIAALPAGVYILKAGNEVMKFVK
- a CDS encoding acyl carrier protein, coding for MSDIASRVKAIIVDKLGVDESEITNESSFTNDLGADSLDTVELIMEFEKEFNIAIPDDQAEKISTVGQAVDYISANVK
- a CDS encoding ribonuclease III, with protein sequence MLSLHSLLGFYPGNLSLYKLAFSHRSLALETVGGNRLSNERLEYLGDAVLGAVVADLLFKKYPFKDEGFLTEMRSRIVSRENLKQLAVKIGIDELLKKDAGPGSYRSMYGDAFEAFIGAIYLDKGYALTQQYILARIIRPHVDLEEIESTEKNFKSLILNWGQREKHQVAFDTVSEDSRTRLITIKLLIDGEEKALATDYVKKKAEQIAAQKVCKELGLI
- the fabF gene encoding beta-ketoacyl-ACP synthase II; protein product: MELKRVVITGMGAQTPLGNNVADYWQGLLSGVSGAAPITLFDVSRFKTRFACEVKDFDPGKYFDRKEARKLDRFSQLAVAACEEAVIDAGLLENKPDPDRTGVIWGSGIGGLRTFLDEVMSYARGDGTPRFNPFFIPKMIADIAAGHISMRYGYRGPNFCTVSACASSTNAIIDSFNYIRLGMADIILCGGSEAAVNEAGIGGFGAMHALSERNDDPATASRPFDLDRDGFVLGEGSGCLILEELEHAKARGAKIYAEVAGGGMSADAYHLTATHPEGLGAYNVMRNALKDAEMTTADIDYINVHGTSTPVGDPSEVKAICKLFGEDAFRLNISSTKSMTGHLLGAAGAIEAIATVMAVVTDEVPPTINHFTDDPAFDPKLNFTFNKPQKRTIDAALSNTFGFGGHNASIIIKKYKS
- a CDS encoding nucleotidyltransferase domain-containing protein, with protein sequence MTDEIKKELLKLELQQEIKILFAVESGSRAWGFASSDSDWDVRYIYIHKLDWYLKIDDKKDSQEEILPNDIDLAGWELKKALRLFRKSNPPLLEWLRSPIVYMQQYSTVDKLRSLTKDFFNPKSCLHHYLHMAEGNFKDYLQRDNVLVKKYFYVLRPILACDWIKQTNSMPPMEFHQLLDNQVSDMNIKTEIQKLLKRKMAGEEFNVEPKIQILNDFLEQKIEFYNNYVKSIVQNTPPDTAKLDELFKETIYEAWEK